DNA from Roseimicrobium sp. ORNL1:
AGAGACCGATGAGCACCCAGGCGCCTACGCCGAGGAGGGCAAAACCGATGTTGTGCGCAAACTGGTCGCACATCCACTTCGGCAGGAAGCTGTTGGTGGACATGAGGTCAGCAATCTGCTGGCTCTTCACCTTGTAGTTGTCCATGTTGAAAGTGGCATCTTCACCCGAGCCTTTGCGGAACTTGTCAACGCCTGCCATGATGAGACGCTCGGCCACCCAGAGGCGGAGGAGGACATGGGCAAAAGCGAGGTCGAGACGGAATCCACTGCGAGTATTCTCTTCGGACATGATTTGGCTAAGTATTGGTGTGGGCTAGGGGTGGGGGACGTCGATTCTGTAGTGGCATGCCCCTGAAATCCAGTGAAATTTCAGGTCCGGCGCGGCGGGGTGACGTTTCTTTCTATAGTGTCCAAATTCCCTCCGGATGGCGGTGTATAGCCGGGTAGGTGCAGGCAGTTTCGGGAGAAGGCATCATTCCGCTTCATCGCTGACCGGGTATTGCACCAAGGTACTAGCCTTTTTAGGTGGTGTTTCACCCGTAATCGTGGTGAGATCACCCCGAACAAAAATCTTCACTGCTATGAGACGTCGAACAGCCGTGCTCTCTGCGCTCACAGGTCTGGCATACGCAGCTGCCAGTGCAACGAAGGTAACAGCGGCGGAGGAGGGCTCCGCGGAAAATCCGGAATTGGAAAAGGTCAAGGCTCTGCTAAAAGCTCACGATGACGCTTTCAAAGCCCACGATCTCGAAGGGGTGCTCAAGACCTTCGCCAAGAAGTCTGCTGTCATGGGCACTGGTCCGGGGGAAATCTGGCACGGACCGGAAGAGCTGAAAGATGCTTACACCCACTTCTTCGAAACCTTCGACAAGGGGTCCCAGGAACTCGAACACCAGTACCAGTTCGGCGGTGTCACCGGAGAAACGGCCTGGTTCATGACCAGTGGCAATGTAACAGGCAAGTCGAAAGGCGAAGCCGTCGCATTCCCCCTGAATGTCTCCATCACCGCGGGCAAGGAGGGTGGGGAGTGGAAGATCTTCTCCCTTCATTTCTCCACGTTCGCGAGCAACGACGCCAAATAATCAACCCTTCCAGGAGGTACGGCCATGAATGAAGAGACTTCTGGCAAGGACATGAATGAGGAGGAAGGCGGACCGGATGGCGAGAACATGGGGCGCAGGAACTGCCTGCAAGCCATGGGCCGCTGGTCGGCGGCCGCCATCGCGGCCTCTGCTGGCGCGGTGTGGCTGGGGAGTGCGCGACCTGCCCGAGGGGCGAGTATCTGGGTGAACCGTCGCCCCGGCGGCGGCGGTTGGATCAACCGCCCTGGAGGCTGGATCAATCGTCCGGGGTGGATCAACCGTCCTGGAGGCTGGATCAATCGTCGCCCTGGTGGCGGGTGGATCAACCGGCGCGGTCCGCGAGGTAGGGCAAACAGTTGGGTGAATCGTTGGTAAGTGCTGTTTGGTGCTTGGTATTCGGTAGTTGGGGTTGGTATACAAAAAAAACCGAAGCCGGATTTGGTGGTCCGGTGAAGGCAGCGACGCGCATGCGTGGAGAGCGAGGAGACCTGCAAAGGGATGTCATTGCCATCTGGCCTGTCCAGACGGCTCCTCACTCCACGGGCGCGAACCTGCGGCAGGATGATTCGCAGGGACATGAGCACGAGTCTGAGCATGAGCATGAGCATGAGCATGAGCATGAGCATGAGCATGAGCAAGGGCCCGAACCTTGGGTGGCGCGTGTAGAGAGCGCGGAAGAGTTGCTGGCTCTGCTGGATGCTCCGCCTCCCGGGCTGGAGTGGATTGAGGTAGCGAGCCTGTTGGAGGACCTGGCGCTTTGGAGGTCAGTCGGACAAAAAGGTGATGCCACCAGTATGGATGTCGTGATGCAGGACCCGGCGGCGGAGTTCAGCCGTCTCTACCGCCTCGTGGATGTCACCTCTACCCGATCTGTCCGCGTGACTGTGCCGGTGCGACCAGGATTTCTAAAGGCGCTGAGGCTGGCCGCATCCATCGGTCTGGCTGTGCGCCTGCTGCCTGGACAGCCCGACAAGGCTGGCCTGGCGGAGCTGGACGAGGCGCTGTCCTTCTACCTCTACGATCCCCTGCTGGATGCGCCCGTGGAGTTTTTCCACTCGGTGTTGTCCTACTTCCACGGATACCCCTGCAGCGATCTCTGGGCCCTGCTGCAGGAGGACCCGGGTGCCTTCCCACGGTACGATGAAAAGGGCCAGGTGCGCATGCCGCGCTCGGCAGCGTTCTTTTCTGAAATGGATACCATGGCCACTCCGGCCAATTTTGTGGAGCGGCATGTGCAGCACCTGCTCGACTCCGGTGCCGAGTGTGCCCTGTGCCCATGGCTGGGCATCTGCCAGGGCTACTTCAAGTGGCCGGATGAGAACTACTCGTGTGCCGCTGGTGTCATCCCCCTGTTTGAGCGGTTGAAGCAAACGGCCGAGGAAATGCAGGAGGCACTGGCGGCCAGCGGAGAACAGGGGTGGGGGAGGGAGGCCGGGCAGAAGCAAGAGCAGGAGCAAGAGCAGGAGCAAGAGCAAGAGCAAGAGCAAGAGCAAGAGCAAGAATATGCGGCGGTGGCGGGGACGCAGGGTGACAGACCCGTGTCAGGTTAACATTGAGAAGAATCACTCATGAAACGTCTCGTGACTGACACACGCCATGGCGGCGGGACACGATCCCGGGGCGCACCACCTTGCGCGAAGCGCCTTGGAGTGCGTGTGCGAAGCACCGCTTTGGCGGGAAATTTTCCTCCCCAAGGCTCGGGGGCACTCCTGCCCATACGCATTAACCTAAACGAGAGCGTGCCGAAGCCTCCGCTGGGCAAGCACGTGTCTTTCGCTGTGGACTATGAGACACAGTCGAAGCAGTTCCGCGTACTACGCCCTTCAAGGCAAACGCCCTTCCACCAAAGAGGCGGTAGGGATGCGCTCCTGCGCGTCCGACTTCAGGCGGGCGGAGGTGGTGTGGAACTGCGGCGCGAAACGGCCTCGCCACGCGGCATCCCCCTCCGCCTCCGCCCACTATCTACGGACGCGCAGGAGCGCATCCCTACCGTCCTTTTTTGTGGAGGGGCGTTAAGATGCAAAGTCAATGGTGCCTCAGGGGCTCGAGAGTGTGTTCGTTTCGACGACAAACTCGCAGCTATTGTTCCCTCCGGCACAAATAAAATCCTCAGGTTAATGCTTATGGCACTCCTGCCCCCATTCTCCGCGCAGCTTCCTGATCTCTCACTTCCACATCACCCCCAATCTCGCCCGCAGTCGTGCCTGCACTCGCACTCGCAGCTGCACTCGCAGCCGCACTCGCAGCCGCACTCGCAGCCGCACTCGCAGCCGCACTCGCAGCCGCACTCGCAGCCGCAGTCGCACCCACACTCGCACTCGCACCCTGAAAGGGTGCAGGAGCCCAGCCCAGGGTTAGCGAGCCTAAGCGAGCGACACCCTGGGTACGCCGCCCAACATCCCTCCGACCCAGAACTCCACCCCATCCCCCTGATGCCATGAGCGACCGCGTCTTCAGCGTCATCCTCCTCCCGACGTCCGAGTGCAACGTCGCGTGTGACTACTGCTTTGAGCACAAGGAAAAGCACCGCCTCTCCCGGCTCATGGTGCCCCTGCTCACCAAGCGCCTGCTCGAGCACATGAAGCACGGCGGCTATGAGGAGTGCGAGATCTACTGGCAGGGTGGGGAGGCCATGCTCATGGGGCCGCAATGGTTTGCCGATACCGGGGCCCACATGGCCCGCGCCGCGCACGAGGCGGGCAAGACCTTCACGCACTACCTCCAGACCAATCTCATCAGCTACTCCTCCGCGTGGAAGGAGGTCATCCTCGGCCTCTTTCAGGGCGAGCTGGGTACCTCCATGGACTACCCGAATCCGCACCGGAAGCTCTTCAGCGGCAGTGCGGAGGGTTACACAGACATCTGGACCAAACGACTGAAGGAGGCCCAGCGCGACGGCATAGAAATAGGCGTCATCGCTGTGCTCCACCAGGGCAGCATCGACATCGGCGCGGAGGCCTTCTACCGCTACTACACGGAGGAGCTCGGGCTGGACAACTTCCAGGTGAACACACCCTTCCCCGGAGGACCTGCGAACGAGGTCGAGGGCCAGTTCCGCCTGGACAACCGGGAGCTCGCCGCCTTCCTCGTGGAGTTGTTCGACGTGTGGATGGAGCGCGGCTTTCACTCTGGTGTGAAGCTCGGACC
Protein-coding regions in this window:
- a CDS encoding DoxX family membrane protein, with the translated sequence MSEENTRSGFRLDLAFAHVLLRLWVAERLIMAGVDKFRKGSGEDATFNMDNYKVKSQQIADLMSTNSFLPKWMCDQFAHNIGFALLGVGAWVLIGLFTEFSLLAAGLVFISLGFGLAALPDDTEVVYIGVSVLITASALMTCKAKQIGLDGLLFRSKKVD
- a CDS encoding nuclear transport factor 2 family protein, translating into MRRRTAVLSALTGLAYAAASATKVTAAEEGSAENPELEKVKALLKAHDDAFKAHDLEGVLKTFAKKSAVMGTGPGEIWHGPEELKDAYTHFFETFDKGSQELEHQYQFGGVTGETAWFMTSGNVTGKSKGEAVAFPLNVSITAGKEGGEWKIFSLHFSTFASNDAK
- a CDS encoding radical SAM protein, which translates into the protein MSDRVFSVILLPTSECNVACDYCFEHKEKHRLSRLMVPLLTKRLLEHMKHGGYEECEIYWQGGEAMLMGPQWFADTGAHMARAAHEAGKTFTHYLQTNLISYSSAWKEVILGLFQGELGTSMDYPNPHRKLFSGSAEGYTDIWTKRLKEAQRDGIEIGVIAVLHQGSIDIGAEAFYRYYTEELGLDNFQVNTPFPGGPANEVEGQFRLDNRELAAFLVELFDVWMERGFHSGVKLGPFDALMDHFQGQAARLPCIWKENCSNQFISVDSKGTVAQCDCWVTSYPEYFFGNIFQEPSLTRMLETSPARRAFVERPGRLVEDEDCLECRYLSICHGGCPVRAYSATGSLLKKDPYCEVYKAVFHTAETHAQKLLRRRKSSAPPDRVQPVLPSLGGALATSRRV